In Pseudomonadota bacterium, the sequence AACTACCCATCAATAGCGAGAATGATTCTTCGGTCAACCCTTTACTCGAATGAAAAATCTACATACATCACTTCTTTGTCTTCGTTGTTTCCGCTATCAACAGGAAAGTAAAAGGGGAGTGATATTATTGGTATTTTTGTTATAAAGTTCAACTCAACATCTTTCCCGACTATAACCATTGGCATGGCGGCACTTAAGTTTATCCCGTTCTTCTCAAACTCTTTTCTTGCCTGACCAGAGATTATATTGGTAATTTCACCTATTGCATCAACAACATCCTT encodes:
- a CDS encoding chemotaxis protein CheX, whose product is MDIKYINPFIIATQTVFKTMLSINADMGKPILKTINSASGDVTGVMGLVGDKKGTVAISLRERGAKFVYKTLVGEECESINKDVVDAIGEITNIISGQARKEFEKNGINLSAAMPMVIVGKDVELNFITKIPIISLPFYFPVDSGNNEDKEVMYVDFSFE